A stretch of Roseibium porphyridii DNA encodes these proteins:
- a CDS encoding thioesterase family protein encodes MATLQLHEEPLQTSWLDAYGHLNEAYYLVPFSNATWKLQDHFGIGKDYFDKTGCALYTLESHLRYVGEVRAPATLKIETAILGVDAKRLHVGHTMLCDSRECATFECMLLHYDTKAERSAPFPDAPRNALQGSILMPTPDWVGQALRRLV; translated from the coding sequence ATGGCGACGTTGCAACTGCACGAAGAACCGCTACAGACCAGCTGGCTGGATGCTTATGGCCACCTGAACGAGGCCTATTATCTGGTCCCGTTCAGCAATGCGACCTGGAAGCTGCAAGACCACTTTGGGATTGGGAAAGACTATTTCGACAAGACCGGTTGTGCACTCTACACGCTGGAATCGCATTTACGATATGTCGGCGAAGTCCGTGCACCTGCAACTCTCAAAATAGAGACCGCCATATTGGGGGTGGACGCAAAGCGATTGCACGTTGGTCACACCATGCTGTGCGACAGCCGTGAATGCGCCACTTTCGAATGCATGCTTCTGCATTATGACACAAAGGCGGAAAGGTCTGCCCCTTTCCCGGATGCGCCCAGAAATGCCCTGCAGGGTTCAATTCTGATGCCAACGCCTGATTGGGTGGGTCAGGCCCTTCGAAGATTGGTCTGA
- a CDS encoding metal-dependent phosphohydrolase, with protein MLTVPGLAADALGDFLTAYVQRRFGKSDPELAELVPSIARIAMECIGNSDALYHNIEHTMLVTLAGHDILRGRALHTHMAPTDYAHVIVACLTHDIGYVRGILPGDDADGFVIDDTGQKIQLARGASDAALTPYHVDRSQLYIFERISGTGLLDPHRIADAVEGSRFPSKFPDDNEILGEDATLVRAADFIGQLGDPHYIRKANALYFEFEEAGLNKQLGYDTPADLVLKYPQFYWNSVAPYIQKAIQYLKITASGRQWIANLYSNLFLAERDIALLGPQR; from the coding sequence ATGTTGACAGTGCCGGGACTTGCGGCCGACGCGCTCGGCGATTTTTTGACTGCCTACGTGCAGCGCCGGTTCGGCAAGTCCGATCCTGAACTGGCTGAACTGGTGCCCTCCATTGCCCGTATCGCCATGGAATGCATTGGCAACAGCGATGCGCTCTACCACAATATTGAACACACGATGCTGGTCACCTTGGCCGGGCATGACATCTTGCGCGGACGCGCATTGCACACTCACATGGCGCCAACGGATTATGCGCATGTGATCGTTGCCTGCCTGACGCATGATATCGGCTATGTACGCGGCATTCTGCCCGGCGACGATGCTGATGGCTTTGTCATCGATGACACGGGGCAGAAGATTCAACTGGCACGTGGGGCGTCTGATGCCGCCCTGACGCCGTACCATGTTGACCGGTCGCAGCTTTATATTTTTGAACGGATCTCCGGCACCGGATTGCTTGACCCTCACCGGATCGCCGATGCGGTTGAAGGGTCACGATTTCCAAGCAAGTTCCCGGACGACAATGAAATACTCGGTGAAGATGCAACTTTGGTTCGCGCAGCCGATTTCATCGGACAGCTCGGCGATCCGCATTACATCCGCAAGGCCAATGCCCTCTATTTCGAATTTGAAGAGGCGGGCCTCAACAAACAGCTTGGCTACGACACCCCGGCGGATCTTGTTCTGAAATATCCTCAATTCTACTGGAACAGCGTCGCGCCCTATATTCAAAAGGCTATTCAATATCTGAAAATCACGGCGTCCGGGCGTCAGTGGATTGCAAACCTCTATTCAAATCTCTTTTTGGCGGAGAGAGACATAGCGCTCCTCGGGCCACAGCGCTGA
- a CDS encoding P-loop NTPase fold protein, with amino-acid sequence MTARQQEFDLTEFEAWLSKQPRSVAAAIALRCSLRALPLLLLHLENDETADAAILKTFRQNNAVFAFVCSGGEFIRASGLTSVSQVTSSENPAVVSGYQSADSAFASPETTKGSVDPRFNETQDDAIRTLAIRATLNAIYIDSDYNGSAYEKDVLQLYEGLPADALVQSALWPDAYMPDDVLKMWEELKARLLEGGPDWDVWTLWYEQRLAGQQLRDLTLEIARIALPDPMWMDGASAVNPEIANLQELFDKDGPEAVEARMNELHSRSSGEETRLSSNGTQTEAEVSSEVDTSGQSETEETATLPRVWILQFNPEDWTSAPDVLNTGETLPWKTAKALPTEMQTNDPVIYWRTRSNGGLVGTGRVTSTELGTQASNDGQRRFETEVHEFDQTRLISRKSVIEASGITRKNWQGAVLALPESQALQLDAFLRTQNRPPLFNDSQIQAVAQSSRMQSDAAGSNSQTQADQTAKGTGQGDALVESETSFAPDDAETERDDLGRGILAIALARRLHLIWCRLNDAMWQEAKDPTEFPRRPLYSSAYWTGAGAAELSGDGNDPDSVEQAEGFSGDRSRTNTRAGFVLHLDAPWGGGKTTFANFLARVLNPTGYRHGKNSFLTRRYGNADLTTVFLSDPLPKDGSTTGDGRNWPSSARRPWIVVPFNAWQAQHVTPPWWVFYQSVRKRCFDSVIYEGWDPETVDGEPARKPDWWQRQYLRLRLWLPEIFWRLTSPKIVALISTGVVSLLLFWLLYIFGILELNTNAKGQSSLMFSVGSDKGFGIADGIGLMLTALTGLSFLWGIGACFTESIRPGTDTLAERLSLGNGDPFERFRRHFYKTMKRLKRPVLVVVDDLDRCSPEFIVDLVRGMQTLLRSPRVVFVILGDRDWIERAFEVHHKDMNKVSVGPEQTFGARFVEKAIQMSFILPGLIPDRQKDYVRRLLLGSRANLDTEQTKTFSSETTQNLRVFFQQAVQQPAAPVLDSEALKAQVRSAATTASTATDFSNTSDAKAVPTADLKSALENTEAFDDWFKDEFTIHAATDEEVEAEISHRLEPLADHLPANPRQIKRIINGVTMYNAVAFRQRDWPPDDERWLQLARWIVIMTEWPKTWRLLASYPSLTELLSEQNPKQAYKKLMKNKGFAAELPDSEDATLAEVERIKGDAKLLALLLGNDDSEELDRNAIVDLVSLTPLHSRAAEPEAPSAKKEADK; translated from the coding sequence GTGACTGCGCGACAACAGGAATTTGATCTCACTGAGTTTGAGGCTTGGCTTTCAAAACAGCCCCGAAGCGTTGCGGCGGCTATTGCGCTGCGTTGTTCCCTGCGCGCATTGCCGCTTCTCCTTTTGCACCTCGAAAACGACGAGACTGCCGATGCGGCAATCCTGAAAACCTTTCGCCAAAACAACGCTGTGTTTGCCTTTGTCTGCTCCGGCGGCGAGTTCATTCGCGCTTCAGGCCTCACTTCTGTCAGTCAGGTTACGTCAAGCGAAAACCCGGCTGTCGTGAGTGGATATCAGAGCGCAGATTCTGCATTCGCCTCACCGGAAACAACGAAGGGTTCTGTCGATCCGCGTTTCAATGAAACGCAGGATGACGCGATCCGGACGCTGGCAATCCGTGCCACATTGAACGCAATCTACATTGACAGCGACTATAACGGCTCAGCCTATGAAAAGGACGTTCTGCAACTCTATGAGGGGCTTCCTGCTGACGCTCTTGTGCAAAGCGCTCTCTGGCCGGACGCATACATGCCAGATGATGTCCTCAAAATGTGGGAAGAGCTCAAGGCACGGCTCCTGGAAGGCGGTCCTGACTGGGACGTCTGGACACTTTGGTATGAGCAACGCCTTGCAGGCCAGCAACTGCGTGACCTGACGCTGGAGATTGCACGCATCGCCTTGCCTGACCCGATGTGGATGGATGGCGCAAGCGCAGTCAACCCTGAAATCGCGAACCTACAGGAGCTTTTCGACAAGGACGGGCCAGAGGCCGTTGAGGCCCGCATGAACGAACTGCATAGTCGTTCTTCTGGAGAGGAAACCCGCTTGTCTAGCAATGGGACGCAGACCGAGGCCGAAGTCTCGTCCGAGGTGGACACCAGCGGACAAAGTGAAACCGAAGAGACCGCCACCCTGCCCCGGGTCTGGATCCTGCAGTTCAATCCGGAGGACTGGACCTCCGCTCCGGATGTGCTCAACACAGGTGAAACCTTACCCTGGAAGACCGCAAAGGCACTTCCGACGGAGATGCAGACCAATGATCCGGTCATTTATTGGCGAACACGTTCGAACGGGGGACTGGTCGGCACGGGCCGCGTCACATCGACGGAGCTTGGAACACAAGCGAGCAATGACGGTCAACGAAGGTTTGAGACAGAAGTCCACGAGTTCGATCAGACGCGCCTGATCTCGCGGAAATCCGTTATCGAGGCATCAGGTATAACGCGGAAAAACTGGCAAGGTGCAGTTCTGGCTTTGCCAGAAAGCCAGGCTCTTCAACTCGACGCATTTCTGCGGACACAAAACCGCCCGCCATTGTTCAATGACAGCCAAATTCAAGCAGTTGCTCAATCCAGCCGAATGCAATCCGATGCGGCAGGATCAAATTCTCAAACGCAGGCCGATCAAACAGCCAAGGGAACCGGGCAAGGAGATGCTCTTGTCGAATCTGAAACCAGTTTCGCACCCGATGACGCCGAGACGGAACGCGACGATCTTGGCAGAGGAATTCTGGCCATTGCGCTGGCCAGACGACTGCATCTGATCTGGTGCCGGCTCAACGACGCCATGTGGCAGGAAGCGAAAGATCCGACGGAGTTTCCCCGTCGTCCGCTCTATTCTTCGGCATATTGGACAGGTGCGGGCGCAGCGGAACTAAGCGGCGACGGCAACGATCCGGATTCAGTTGAGCAGGCGGAGGGTTTTTCCGGAGACCGGTCACGCACCAACACACGCGCTGGATTTGTCCTGCACCTGGACGCCCCCTGGGGCGGTGGCAAAACGACCTTTGCCAACTTCCTTGCAAGAGTGCTCAACCCTACCGGATATCGGCACGGCAAGAATTCGTTTCTGACCAGAAGATACGGCAATGCAGACCTGACCACAGTCTTCCTCAGCGACCCGTTGCCAAAGGACGGCTCCACCACCGGAGATGGCCGAAATTGGCCATCCAGCGCGCGCAGACCCTGGATAGTGGTGCCTTTCAATGCCTGGCAGGCACAGCATGTCACACCGCCCTGGTGGGTCTTTTACCAATCCGTGCGCAAGCGTTGTTTTGATTCCGTAATTTATGAAGGCTGGGATCCTGAAACAGTCGATGGAGAACCGGCCCGCAAACCCGACTGGTGGCAGCGTCAGTATCTGCGCTTGCGGCTTTGGCTACCGGAAATTTTCTGGCGCCTGACAAGCCCGAAAATCGTGGCCCTGATCTCAACGGGGGTCGTCAGTCTGCTGCTTTTCTGGCTGCTTTATATTTTTGGCATTCTGGAACTCAACACCAATGCCAAAGGCCAGAGCAGTCTCATGTTCAGCGTCGGATCGGACAAGGGTTTCGGCATTGCAGACGGCATTGGCCTCATGCTGACGGCGTTGACGGGGCTGAGTTTTCTCTGGGGGATCGGAGCCTGCTTTACAGAGTCCATTCGACCTGGCACCGACACACTTGCCGAGCGTCTGTCCCTTGGCAATGGCGACCCGTTTGAGCGTTTCCGACGGCATTTCTACAAGACAATGAAGCGGCTGAAACGTCCCGTTCTCGTGGTGGTTGACGATCTCGATCGTTGCAGCCCGGAATTCATTGTCGACCTCGTGCGCGGTATGCAGACGCTATTGCGCAGTCCCCGCGTCGTCTTTGTCATTCTTGGTGACCGTGACTGGATCGAGCGCGCCTTCGAAGTCCATCACAAGGACATGAACAAGGTAAGTGTCGGTCCCGAACAGACTTTCGGTGCGCGTTTCGTTGAAAAGGCAATCCAGATGTCCTTTATCCTGCCTGGCCTTATCCCGGACAGGCAAAAGGATTATGTCCGGCGCCTGCTCCTGGGCTCCAGAGCCAATCTGGACACCGAGCAGACCAAGACTTTCTCCAGCGAAACAACGCAAAACTTGCGCGTCTTCTTTCAACAAGCGGTTCAACAACCTGCCGCACCAGTGCTGGACAGCGAAGCTCTCAAGGCACAGGTCCGCAGCGCAGCTACAACCGCATCGACCGCTACGGATTTCAGCAACACCTCTGATGCCAAGGCCGTCCCGACCGCGGACTTGAAGAGCGCTCTTGAAAACACCGAAGCCTTCGATGATTGGTTTAAGGACGAATTCACAATCCACGCGGCCACCGACGAGGAGGTTGAGGCAGAAATCTCCCATCGGCTCGAACCCTTGGCCGATCACCTTCCGGCGAACCCGCGCCAGATCAAACGCATCATCAATGGCGTGACGATGTATAACGCAGTCGCGTTCCGACAACGTGACTGGCCACCTGACGATGAACGCTGGTTACAGCTTGCCCGCTGGATTGTGATCATGACCGAGTGGCCAAAAACCTGGCGGTTATTGGCCTCTTATCCGTCCCTGACGGAACTGCTCAGTGAGCAGAACCCCAAACAGGCCTACAAGAAGCTCATGAAAAACAAGGGGTTTGCGGCTGAACTCCCCGATTCCGAAGACGCAACTCTGGCTGAGGTTGAGCGCATCAAAGGCGACGCCAAACTGCTAGCTTTGCTCCTGGGCAATGACGATAGCGAAGAACTTGATCGCAACGCCATCGTCGATCTCGTTAGCCTTACACCGTTGCACAGCCGCGCAGCAGAACCGGAAGCACCTTCGGCAAAAAAAGAGGCAGATAAATGA
- a CDS encoding peptide chain release factor 3, which translates to MSSLNGKAPFQDRRTFAIISHPDAGKTTLTEKLLLSGGAIRAAGQVRARGERRRARSDWMKIEQERGISVSSSVMTFERKGIVYNLLDTPGHEDFSEDTYRTLTAVDAAIMVIDAAKGIETQTRKLFEVCRLRDIPIITFVNKIDREGRHALEILDEVQEALALDVSPQTWPVGMGSDFFGVYDWQKKKFHTSEGERGGAFAQTKEVSGLDDGALTDVVFDRIMEELTENVELGAEGYAEFDQESFLEGHLTPVFFGSALRDYGIEEILDFIADFAPAPHSQPATGGRTIMPAEDKVTGFVFKVQANMDPKHRDRIAFVRLCSGTFKRGMKLKHVRANKQIAVSAPIFFFAEEREIADLAYPGDVIGVPNHGQLRVGDTLTEGENIHVTGLPAFAPEILRRVRLSDTMRVKQMRQGLQDLAEEGLVQIFKPDLGSNWIVGVVGALQLDVVVDRLKAEYGTEIGFETVPYSTARWIETDGQTLQKIIEGHRMSVANDRDDKPVFLFKNAWEIGHVTEKFPDVTFRETREIVHEA; encoded by the coding sequence ATGTCCAGCCTCAACGGCAAGGCACCGTTTCAGGACCGTCGCACATTTGCGATCATTTCCCACCCGGATGCCGGTAAGACGACCTTGACCGAAAAGCTGCTGTTGTCCGGTGGTGCGATCCGCGCTGCGGGGCAGGTGAGGGCACGTGGTGAAAGACGCCGGGCACGGTCAGACTGGATGAAGATCGAGCAGGAACGCGGCATCTCGGTTTCGTCATCCGTCATGACGTTTGAGCGTAAGGGAATTGTCTACAACCTGCTCGATACACCAGGCCACGAGGACTTCTCGGAAGACACCTATCGCACCCTGACGGCTGTTGATGCTGCGATCATGGTGATCGATGCCGCAAAAGGCATTGAGACCCAGACCCGAAAGCTGTTCGAAGTCTGTCGCTTGCGCGATATCCCGATCATCACTTTCGTCAACAAGATCGACCGTGAAGGCCGCCACGCACTTGAGATCCTCGATGAGGTGCAGGAAGCGCTCGCGCTGGACGTGAGCCCGCAGACCTGGCCGGTGGGCATGGGATCGGATTTCTTTGGCGTTTATGACTGGCAGAAAAAGAAATTCCATACTTCGGAGGGCGAGCGCGGTGGTGCTTTTGCCCAAACGAAGGAAGTCTCGGGTCTTGATGACGGCGCTTTGACCGACGTCGTCTTTGATCGGATCATGGAAGAGCTGACGGAAAACGTTGAACTCGGTGCAGAAGGCTACGCCGAATTCGACCAGGAAAGCTTTCTGGAAGGTCATTTGACCCCTGTCTTTTTCGGTTCCGCTTTGCGCGACTACGGCATTGAGGAAATTCTCGACTTCATCGCGGACTTTGCTCCGGCACCCCATTCCCAACCTGCCACCGGCGGGCGCACGATCATGCCGGCAGAAGACAAGGTCACGGGTTTCGTCTTCAAGGTACAGGCCAATATGGATCCCAAACACAGGGACCGGATTGCCTTTGTGCGGTTGTGTTCAGGCACGTTCAAGCGCGGCATGAAGCTGAAACATGTGCGAGCCAACAAACAGATCGCAGTGTCGGCACCGATCTTCTTCTTTGCCGAGGAGCGTGAGATCGCGGATCTTGCCTATCCTGGCGACGTGATCGGGGTTCCCAACCATGGCCAGCTGCGCGTCGGCGACACGTTAACCGAAGGCGAGAATATCCACGTCACCGGCTTGCCTGCCTTTGCTCCAGAAATTCTGCGCCGCGTGCGCCTTTCCGACACCATGCGGGTCAAGCAGATGCGTCAGGGCCTTCAGGATCTGGCAGAGGAAGGTCTTGTGCAGATCTTCAAGCCGGACCTCGGTTCAAACTGGATTGTTGGCGTCGTGGGCGCGCTGCAGCTCGATGTCGTGGTCGACAGGCTTAAGGCGGAATACGGGACAGAAATCGGCTTTGAAACCGTGCCGTATTCCACGGCACGCTGGATCGAAACCGACGGTCAGACCTTGCAGAAGATCATTGAGGGACACCGCATGTCAGTCGCAAATGACCGTGATGACAAGCCGGTGTTTCTCTTCAAGAATGCCTGGGAAATCGGACACGTTACCGAGAAGTTCCCTGATGTCACTTTTCGTGAGACACGGGAAATTGTGCACGAAGCCTGA
- a CDS encoding choline kinase family protein produces the protein MIEQPLEIILDLPCWSGPIDPEPLSGGITNTSYKVKDGGRTFVARIGGDIPVHQIMRFNDIAASRAAFDAGLSPAVHYAQDNAIVLDFIEGRTLAVDDLQDPMMLQRAVDLLRRCHHDVPRFLKGPVMAFWVFHILRNYDRILRDDGSKYVPMLPELQWQASHLEETIGLIQMVFSHNDLLAANLINDGIRLWLIDWDYAGFNSPLFDLAGLASNNSLSPEQEALALEIYYGHSPDGLLVRRYHAMKCAALMREAMWSMVSEHHSEIDFDFAAYAEENLSRYQTAFRTFEGL, from the coding sequence TTGATTGAACAACCGCTTGAAATCATCCTCGATCTGCCTTGCTGGTCTGGGCCGATAGACCCTGAGCCACTTTCCGGTGGGATCACCAATACGAGCTACAAGGTGAAGGACGGCGGGCGCACGTTCGTTGCCCGGATTGGCGGTGATATCCCGGTGCACCAGATCATGCGCTTCAACGACATCGCGGCCAGCCGTGCTGCCTTCGATGCCGGTCTGTCGCCTGCGGTGCACTATGCACAGGACAATGCCATCGTGTTGGACTTCATCGAGGGGCGCACGCTTGCGGTCGATGACCTGCAAGATCCCATGATGTTGCAGCGTGCGGTCGACCTGTTGCGCCGTTGTCATCACGACGTGCCCCGGTTTTTGAAAGGGCCGGTCATGGCCTTCTGGGTGTTCCACATTTTGCGCAACTATGACCGGATCTTGCGCGATGACGGGAGCAAATATGTCCCAATGTTGCCGGAGTTGCAGTGGCAGGCGAGCCACCTGGAAGAAACCATCGGCTTGATCCAGATGGTTTTCAGCCACAATGATCTACTGGCGGCGAATCTGATCAATGACGGCATTCGCCTTTGGTTGATTGACTGGGACTATGCCGGTTTCAATTCGCCACTGTTCGACCTTGCTGGGCTTGCGTCGAACAATTCTCTCTCTCCGGAACAGGAAGCGCTTGCACTTGAGATCTACTATGGCCACTCGCCGGACGGACTGCTTGTGCGGCGTTACCACGCGATGAAGTGCGCCGCACTTATGAGAGAGGCGATGTGGTCCATGGTGTCAGAGCATCATTCTGAAATCGACTTCGACTTTGCGGCCTATGCCGAGGAAAATCTGAGCCGGTACCAGACGGCTTTTCGAACATTTGAGGGGCTCTAG
- a CDS encoding diguanylate cyclase domain-containing protein has protein sequence MRSAKRVGLSPSDQSDGRSTTVATQSVGVEAQAAEIRRLSRPFWATVLIGAVSLLVFVAFLTRSLDRNSVEQSQQVFRALLTDRMGRLETVVLEYGYWDSAVENLVRDLNLQWVEETFVDYLQENLQVEALHVLDGDNRPKLQIVDDAIAEFDLSQYESGLVPLLTKAREGNAFTAPEPVSGLIGDLTDLSMAGAIVLTTYDDVDIRTDHVLVFVQPLDSNELAALSEKYGLPNLRLSSSMPTYWQGGFELSTIDGTELGYLIWDPALPGIRLLPLMAIGVLLVFICTLLTARLYVHRATAIVRDLAEAKHEAERSKELLAEQARRDFLTKLGNRRFLDEKMAELEAQEVSADYALLYLDLDGFKQINDEHGHEMGDLVLQHVAKSLRAFAGDDDAVVRIGGDEFVVVFSKADKERINELGRTIIEHLSEPMQLNDVACKFGASIGIAFATQPAELLRQADVALYAAKRRGRGQMTVYTDELLELKGS, from the coding sequence ATGAGATCTGCAAAGAGGGTGGGTTTGTCTCCTTCTGACCAATCAGACGGCCGCAGCACAACTGTTGCAACTCAATCAGTTGGAGTTGAGGCCCAGGCGGCAGAAATTCGCCGACTGTCCAGACCGTTTTGGGCGACAGTCTTGATCGGTGCTGTCAGCTTGTTGGTCTTTGTCGCGTTTCTGACACGGTCGCTCGACCGGAATTCTGTCGAACAGTCTCAGCAGGTTTTCAGAGCCTTGTTGACCGACCGCATGGGACGACTTGAAACGGTCGTTCTTGAATACGGTTACTGGGACAGCGCTGTCGAGAACCTGGTGAGGGATTTGAACCTTCAGTGGGTGGAGGAAACCTTTGTCGACTACCTTCAGGAAAATCTTCAGGTCGAGGCTTTGCATGTTCTGGACGGCGACAACCGTCCTAAACTTCAAATCGTGGATGATGCGATAGCTGAATTTGATCTGTCCCAGTACGAGAGCGGCCTTGTGCCGCTTTTGACAAAAGCGCGAGAGGGCAATGCATTTACAGCACCCGAGCCCGTTTCCGGGTTGATTGGAGATTTGACCGATCTCTCAATGGCCGGTGCGATTGTTCTTACGACCTATGACGACGTGGATATTCGAACCGACCACGTTCTTGTTTTTGTGCAACCGCTGGATAGCAACGAACTGGCTGCGTTGAGCGAAAAATACGGCCTTCCAAACTTGCGCCTGTCCTCTTCCATGCCAACCTACTGGCAAGGTGGGTTTGAACTCTCGACGATTGACGGAACTGAACTGGGTTACCTGATTTGGGACCCTGCATTGCCGGGCATCCGATTGTTGCCCTTGATGGCCATCGGTGTCCTTCTGGTCTTCATATGCACACTGTTGACCGCGCGGCTCTACGTTCACAGGGCGACCGCAATTGTAAGGGACCTGGCAGAAGCCAAACACGAGGCGGAACGCTCAAAGGAGCTGCTTGCAGAACAGGCACGGCGCGACTTTCTGACTAAACTCGGCAACCGGCGCTTCCTGGATGAGAAGATGGCTGAACTGGAGGCACAGGAGGTCTCAGCAGACTATGCGCTGCTTTATCTCGACCTGGATGGCTTCAAGCAGATCAACGACGAGCACGGACACGAAATGGGGGATCTGGTACTTCAACACGTCGCCAAGTCACTGCGTGCATTTGCCGGCGACGATGACGCTGTTGTGCGCATCGGCGGAGATGAGTTCGTTGTCGTCTTTTCGAAGGCGGATAAAGAACGGATCAATGAACTCGGACGCACGATAATCGAGCACCTCAGTGAACCCATGCAGTTGAACGATGTGGCCTGCAAATTTGGAGCGAGCATAGGCATCGCATTCGCAACGCAACCTGCTGAACTGCTCAGGCAGGCTGATGTGGCCCTTTATGCTGCAAAGAGGCGCGGCAGGGGCCAGATGACCGTCTATACCGATGAGTTGCTTGAACTGAAAGGCAGCTAG
- a CDS encoding methyltransferase, with protein MLVQDTAATSENTIESAEDLSSIAFGFMASKSLFAGLHVDMFSVLADGPKTAEQLAEATDIPVNRIVILTTALASVGLLAIGDDKKISNSPAAQNFLSKQSQYDFGDYLRHQIDQQMYPFLLQLNAVIKGDLSDDAIASYSHWMTDEEQASVYSESQHAGSLGPGRTLARKVDLGDAESLLDVGGGTGAMTISLCNEYKNLHATIIDFPNVAEIGWRFISEADLVDRVRYIPGNAIDVQWPSNQNAILMSYLMSGVPGDDVEGLLKKAFNALSPGGKLMVHDFMVEEDRRGPALAALWQLQHMAFTPEARSLSVGWLTDAGKKMGFKVDIVDNLIPAMTKLVVFVKPS; from the coding sequence ATGCTGGTCCAAGACACCGCGGCAACGAGTGAAAACACTATCGAAAGCGCGGAGGACCTGTCATCGATCGCATTCGGCTTCATGGCATCCAAGTCTCTGTTTGCCGGACTGCATGTCGATATGTTTTCAGTTCTCGCTGACGGCCCCAAAACGGCCGAACAGTTGGCAGAAGCCACTGATATACCAGTCAATCGCATCGTCATTCTGACGACGGCCCTTGCCAGCGTTGGCTTGCTGGCAATCGGTGACGATAAAAAGATTTCAAATTCTCCTGCAGCGCAGAACTTTCTCTCCAAGCAGTCCCAATATGATTTTGGTGACTACCTTCGCCATCAGATCGACCAGCAGATGTATCCATTCCTGCTCCAGCTGAACGCCGTGATAAAAGGCGATTTGTCCGACGATGCCATTGCTTCCTATAGCCACTGGATGACGGACGAAGAGCAGGCTTCCGTCTATTCTGAAAGCCAGCACGCGGGCTCACTCGGACCTGGCCGGACACTTGCACGGAAAGTCGATCTTGGTGACGCGGAATCCCTCTTGGATGTTGGCGGCGGGACCGGCGCCATGACGATCAGTCTGTGCAATGAATACAAAAACTTGCACGCGACGATCATCGACTTTCCAAACGTGGCGGAAATTGGCTGGCGCTTCATTTCCGAGGCCGATCTGGTCGATCGCGTCCGGTATATTCCCGGCAATGCCATCGATGTTCAATGGCCCAGCAATCAGAACGCCATCCTGATGTCTTACCTCATGAGCGGTGTGCCGGGCGATGATGTGGAAGGGCTGCTAAAGAAGGCGTTCAATGCGCTGTCTCCAGGCGGCAAGCTGATGGTGCATGATTTCATGGTTGAAGAGGACCGGCGCGGACCGGCCCTTGCCGCTCTCTGGCAGTTGCAGCATATGGCATTTACTCCTGAGGCCCGCTCGCTGTCTGTCGGATGGCTGACAGACGCAGGCAAAAAGATGGGCTTTAAAGTCGATATCGTTGACAACCTCATTCCCGCGATGACCAAATTGGTTGTTTTTGTGAAGCCCTCCTGA